The following DNA comes from Paraburkholderia sp. PGU19.
TCCGACATACTTGTCGCGGATGACGCCTTGAGCGTCGATGACGAACGTCTCCGGTGCACCATAAACGCCGAGGTCCACACCTAAGGACCCGACAGCATCCTCAATGTCCAGCAAGTACGGATTGTCCGACGTACCCAACCAGCGCCGCGCCGCAGACCGGTCATCCTTGTAGTTGACGCCGTAGATGACTACGCCTCGAGAGGCCAGTCTTATTAATACCGGATGCTCCTGTCGACAGGATGAGCACCACGACGCCCAGATGTTCACCAGCGCCGGTCTTCCGGTAATG
Coding sequences within:
- a CDS encoding DsbE family thiol:disulfide interchange protein yields the protein MKRLLLLLPLVVFLLIAGFLYRGMFLDPTSVPSALIGKPFPAFALSALDQASRTLTLKDITGRPALVNIWASWCSSCRQEHPVLIRLASRGVVIYGVNYKDDRSAARRWLGTSDNPYLLDIEDAVGSLGVDLGVYGAPETFVIDAQGVIRDKYVGIIDEDVWRKKLAPVYAKLLRESGP